Proteins found in one Panicum hallii strain FIL2 chromosome 4, PHallii_v3.1, whole genome shotgun sequence genomic segment:
- the LOC112888580 gene encoding UDP-glucose:2-hydroxyflavanone C-glucosyltransferase-like — MAPPATQSPGALNGGGATPHVLFIPSAGIGHLTPVFRVIAGFSSQGIDVSVVTVLPTVSAAEAAYFDGLFTDYPRVRRVDMHLLPLDAAEFAATEDPFFLRWEALRRSVHQLGPIVAAAAPPVTAIITDITLTSCVVPIARELRVPCHVLFPTAATMLALNAHYPIYLDQLGGGPVGDVDVPGVFRVPRSSLPPALLDVNKLFTKQFVDNGREIARADGVLVNTFDYVEPAPLAALRSGKIVPGYPPVYTIGPLKPHAAATRAGDKAGTGDGVLDEWLGRQPARSVVYVAFGNRSAARLDQIREIGAGLEASGYPFLWVLKTTKVDREDAAEPADVLGGAFLERVRGRGLVTKGWVEQEALLKHPAVGMFLSHGGWNSALEASSAGVPVLVWPQLGDHRVNAMAAARAGIGAWAEDWGWDGEERLVTGEEIAEKVKEVMADEKLRASVAVAREEAARAVAEGGTSYRNMHEFMAKLKGA, encoded by the coding sequence ATGGCCCCGCCGGCGACGCAGAGCCCCGGAGCgctcaacggcggcggcgccacacCGCACGTCCTGTTCATCCCGAGCGCCGGGATCGGCCACCTGACCCCGGTCTTCCGCGTCATCGCTGGCTTCTCGAGCCAGGGCATCGACGTCTCCGTCGTGACCGTGCTTCCGACCGTGTCGGCCGCCGAGGCGGCCTACTTCGACGGCCTCTTCACCGACTACCCGCGCGTCCGCCGCGTCGACATGCACCTCCTCCCGCTGGACGCCGCCGAGTTCGCGGCGACCGAGGACCCCTTCTTCCTCCGCTGGGAGGCCCTGCGCCGCTCCGTCCACCAGCTCGGCCccatcgtcgccgccgccgcaccgcccgtcACGGCCATCATCACCGACATCACGCTCACCTCCTGCGTCGTCCCCATCGCCAGGGAGCTCCGCGTCCCGTGCCACGTCCTCTTCCCGACGGCCGCGACCATGCTCGCGCTCAACGCCCACTACCCCATCTACCTCGACCAGCTCGGCGGCGGGCCGGTCGGCGACGTCGACGTCCCCGGCGTGTTCCGCGTCCCGCGGTCCTCCCTCCCGCCGGCGCTCCTCGACGTGAACAAGCTCTTCACGAAGCAGTTCGTCGACAACGGCCGCGAGATCGCCAGAGCCGACGGCGTCCTGGTGAACACGTTCGACTACGTGGAGccggcgccgctcgccgccctgCGGAGCGGCAAGATCGTCCCCGGGTACCCGCCGGTGTACACCATTGGCCCGCTCAAGCCGCACGCCGCTGCCACCAGGGCGGGCGACAAGGCCGGGACAGGAGACGGCGTGCTCGACGAGTGGCTGGGGCGGCAGCCGGCGCGGTCGGTGGTGTACGTGGCGTTCGGCAACCGCAGCGCGGCGCGGCTCGACCAGATCCGGGAGATCGGCGCCGGGCTGGAGGCCAGTGGGTACCCGTTCCTGTGGGTGCTCAAGACCACCAAGGTCGACCGGGAGGACGCCGCCGAGCCGGCAGACGTGCTCGGCGGCGCGTTCCTGGAGCGCGTGCGGGGGCGCGGCCTCGTGACCAAGGGGTGGGTGGAGCAGGAGGCCCTGCTGAAGCACCCCGCCGTGGGCATGTTCCTGAGCCACGGCGGGTGGAACTCGGCGCTGGAGGCGTCCTCCGCCGGCGTGCCGGTGCTGGTGTGGCCGCAGCTCGGGGACCACCGCGTGAacgccatggcggcggcgcgcgcgggcatCGGGGCGTGGGCGGAGGACTGGGGGTGGGACGGGGAGGAGAGGCTGGTGACCGGGGAGGAGATCGCGGAGAAGGTGAAGGAGGTGATGGCCGACGAGAAGCTGAGGGCGAGCGTGGCAGTGGCGCGCGAGGAGGCCGCCAGGGCCGTCGCCGAGGGCGGCACGAGCTACCGTAACATGCACGAGTTCATGGCCAAGCTCAAGGGGGCTTGA